In one window of Henckelia pumila isolate YLH828 chromosome 1, ASM3356847v2, whole genome shotgun sequence DNA:
- the LOC140874077 gene encoding protein FAR1-RELATED SEQUENCE 5-like, which produces MNAIEGGDAHKVIEMLQQENAKENDFFFRVKLDDDGRLCNVFWRDSMMKEDYDIFGDVMVFNTTYRTNKYNLICAPFVGINHHWKHVTFGCAFLSDEKVESFQWLFEVFKKSIGGKCPVSLFTDQDQAISNAIEKVFRKQDIGYVFGTFIKMLCWSSMISDYKLENHPWFNRLYGLKEKWCTALSKDLFSAGILSSQRIESTNHAIGFSAKKNTSLTDFFGIFKEMLKNWRNKEQKDEFQCSRSIPESALPLTGMLKHASEVYTLTLFRDFEAEFFKSISSSSILILVEDRMMVYNVSSHDNDGLSYRVIFDCLSNIIMCFCKKFEECGFLCYHCLRVLHINSIVTIPESYIKKIWTKFAKSEKFGTSSIVQLGGQRRLGIPSLGVMK; this is translated from the exons ATGAATGCAATAGAGGGAGGGGATGCACATAAAGTAATTGAAATGTTACAACAAGAAAATGCTAAAGAGAATGACTTTTTTTTCAGAGTCAAATTAGATGATGATGGGAGATTGTGTAATGTATTTTGGAGGGACTCGATGATGAAAGAGGATTATGACATATTTGGTGATGTCATGGTTTTTAACACAACTTATCGCACTAATAAGTACAATTTGATTTGTGCTCCTTTCGTGGGTATCAATCATCATTGGAAACATGTGACGTTTGGTTGTGCATTTTTATCTGACGAAAAGGTCGAATCATTTCAATGGCTATTTGAAGTTTTTAAGAAATCAATTGGAGGGAAATGTCCTGTCAGTTTGTTCACCGACCAAGATCAAGCAATTTCAAATGCAATAGAAAAG GTTTTCCGGAAACAGGACATAGGCTATGTCTTTGGCACCTTCATCAAAATGCT CTGTTGGAGTTCTATGATTTCAGACTACAAACTAGAGAATCATCCTTGGTTTAATCGTTTGTATGGATTAAAGGAAAAATGGTGCACTGCATTGAGCAAGGATTTATTCTCTGCTGGAATTCTGTCTTCCCAAAGAATTGAAAGCACTAACCATGCCATTGGATTCAGTGCAAAGAAAAACACAAGCTTGACTGacttttttggaattttcaaggAAATGTTAAAGAATTGGAGGAACAAAGAACAAAAAGATGAATTCCAATGTTCAAGATCAATACCTGAATCAGCCTTACCATTGACTGGGATGTTGAAGCATGCTTCTGAGGTATACACATTGACACTTTTTAGAGATTTTGAGGctgaattttttaaatcaatCTCTAGTTCTTCTATTCTTATTCTAGTCGAAGACAGAATGATGGTTTATAATGTTTCATCACACGATAATGACGGGCTATCTTATCGTGTCATATTTGATTGTTTGAGCAATATAATCATGTGcttttgcaagaaatttgaaGAGTGTGGCTTCTTGTGCTATCATTGCTTAAGGGTCCTTCATATAAATTCGATAGTTACCATACCAGAGTCTTATATTAAGAAAATATGGACAAAGTTTGCTAAATCAGAAAAATTTGGGACAAGTTCAATAGTACAGTTGGGAGGTCAGAGAAGGTTGGGGATTCCATCACTTGGCGTCATGAAATGA
- the LOC140874074 gene encoding protein FAR1-RELATED SEQUENCE 5-like: MENESETHIQEEVDLAANSEQNMIQASEDDNVCSVDITGSLIGLTRKIIDEMYQLYSNHARAIGFSVCKSTTRYSKNQEVVIEKYFVCSCCGTKKLEASNSDNLSGGSVGKIEKRSCLTRTGCKASLRVKLNDECLYEVVSHVMIHNHPFTRIAWSHHHRLERRISNVKDKAIEDMISSGMRATDSYRYMVHEAGGEENVGHTLTDHMNFVNR; encoded by the exons ATGGAGAATGAATCTGAAACTCATATTCAGGAAG AAGTTGATCTGGCAGCTAATAGTGAACAAAATATGATACAAGCCAGTGAAG ATGACAATGTATGTTCTGTTGATATAACTGGATCTCTGATTGGTTTGACGAGAAAAATAATTGATGAAATGTATCAATTGTATTCTAACCATGCAAGGGCCATTGGTTTTAGTGTTTGTAAATCAACCACCAGGTACTCTAAAAATCAAGAAGTAGTAatagagaaatattttgtgtGTTCTTGTTGTGGAACGAAGAAATTAGAAGCTTCAAATTCAGATAACTTAAGTGGTGGATCAGTGGGAAAGATAGAAAAAAGATCTTGTCTGACACGAACAGGATGTAAAGCTTCATTAAGGGTTAAATTGAATGACGAATGCCTTTATGAAGTTGTGTCCCATGTGATGATACATAATCATCCATTCACTAGGATAGCATGGAGTCATCATCATCGATTAGAGAGGAGAATTTCAAATGTGAAGGATAAAGCTATTGAAGATATGATATCTTCTGGGATGAGAGCTACTGATTCTTATCGTTATATGGTACATGAAGCTGGGGGAGAGGAAAACGTTGGTCATACTTTGACGGATCACATGAATTTTGTGAACCGTTAG